A single genomic interval of Psychroserpens sp. NJDZ02 harbors:
- a CDS encoding T9SS type A sorting domain-containing protein, whose amino-acid sequence MKQKTTQSLPLKSLQFFVVFLFLSCISLKASAQTTEAFEDETGGSASFTDNGQVFTITTNEAGPAIFNIENNYPGAGWNGTAPDNVFIDNSGGTVVENDGTSFTITTTNGADITIKSLYLFVSNRSISGPASATTLTFTGKVDGATVYTIVKNSGIVDGSSFAPNNGFTLIDFATEGGGDNSNIAVDEIVVASTSNADYLALDAFTWDLAPVCTAPDIPTATSAPAIICDGDAATISISGNKNDATQWSVYTGSCGGTLVATTTGSSVSVTPMPLSTTYYIRGEGGCVTPGVCGTVTINTTAREDASFSYGAPSYCVDSVDPTPTVTGVVGGTFSSAGGLSINANTGTIDVSASIPNNYTVQYNSPGLCDGTETANVTINALDDSSFNYSAASYCTDASDPTPNITGVTGGTFSATTGLSINAGTGVIDVSASTPNTYTVTYTTAGSCPTSSNESVTVNAVTAVTFTAPADLCVDAGVQAGLGSGTASGGVYSGSGVTDDGNGTTYAFDPAGAGVGTHTITYTFASANGCTTAASDDVEVFALPTVTFTAPMDLCVDAGVQAGLGGGTATGGLYSGAGVTDDGNGTTYAFDPAGAGVGTHTITYTFTNANGCTNAASDDVEVFALPTVTFTAPSDLCVDAGVQAGLGGGTATGGVYSGVGVTDDGNGMTYAFDPAGAGVGTHTITYTFANANGCTTAASDDVEVFALPTVTFTAPMDLCVDEGVQSGLGSGTASGGVYSGSGVTDDSNGMTYSFDPLVAGVGTHTITYTITNANGCSNFANDAVEVFQTPVDPIIDIITVKFPVNPCLNPPDDGFYNSTGMLNGKNSYINGSFGISFDGTKWVLHLVGDLGNNGFENTNVPAGVTPPLNGWTTTGCLSGATMEIQLGINLCGDTSVADLLSDLTYVTQLSDLQMYSGAVGGTALDGVDLVSNGDYYITSTTGCGESNRTVFNIISDTATYTAPADLCVDAGVQAGLGGGTATGGVYSGTGVTDDGDGMTYAFDPAGAGVGTHTITYTFTNANGCTNSASDDVEVFALPTVTFTAPSDLCVDAGVQAGLGGGTATGGVYSGAGVTDDGNGTTYAFDPAGAGVGTHTITYTFTTANGCTNAASDDVEVFALPTVTFTAPMDLCVDAGVQAGLGGGTATGGVYSGAGVTDGGNGTTYAFDPAGAGVGTHTITYTFANANGCTTAASDDVEVFALPTVTFTAPMDLCVDAGVQAGLGGGTATGGVYSGAGVTDDGNGTTYAFDPAGAGVGTHTITYTLTNANGCTNSASDDVEVISVDDTISQVGVVLTANEVGATYQWYECPSTLLAGETAQDFTPLANGDYKVVVTSGGCVVESVCVTISTLGVDAFENEVKFSMYPNPSSENVSIKSAISGNFEIVNLLGQTVKAFKIKANIVTTLYVGDLSEGMYLVKATDRSNIASKKLIIKK is encoded by the coding sequence ATGAAACAAAAAACTACTCAATCTTTACCTCTTAAATCTTTACAATTTTTTGTAGTATTTCTTTTTTTAAGCTGTATTAGCTTAAAAGCTTCGGCCCAAACTACAGAGGCATTCGAAGATGAAACCGGTGGTTCTGCGTCCTTTACTGATAATGGACAAGTTTTTACCATAACAACTAATGAAGCCGGACCTGCTATTTTTAATATAGAAAATAATTATCCAGGAGCAGGTTGGAACGGAACAGCACCCGACAATGTTTTTATTGATAATTCTGGTGGAACCGTAGTGGAAAATGATGGTACGTCATTTACTATTACAACTACAAACGGAGCAGATATTACTATTAAAAGTCTTTATTTATTTGTTTCCAACAGAAGTATATCTGGTCCTGCGAGTGCAACAACATTAACATTTACCGGAAAGGTAGACGGTGCAACAGTATATACTATTGTAAAAAATTCAGGTATTGTTGATGGTTCGTCTTTTGCTCCTAACAATGGCTTTACGTTAATTGACTTTGCAACTGAAGGGGGGGGAGATAATTCAAACATTGCTGTTGATGAAATAGTAGTAGCTTCAACAAGTAATGCAGATTACTTAGCTTTGGATGCTTTTACTTGGGATCTGGCTCCAGTATGTACAGCGCCAGATATACCAACAGCGACATCGGCACCTGCAATAATATGTGATGGAGATGCTGCTACTATTTCGATTAGCGGAAATAAAAATGATGCAACGCAATGGTCTGTTTATACAGGCTCATGTGGAGGGACTTTAGTGGCGACAACAACTGGGTCATCCGTTAGTGTAACCCCTATGCCACTAAGTACAACCTATTATATTCGAGGTGAGGGTGGTTGTGTTACACCTGGGGTCTGCGGAACCGTTACTATAAATACAACAGCTAGAGAAGATGCTTCTTTTAGTTATGGAGCACCGAGTTACTGTGTGGATAGTGTAGATCCAACACCTACTGTTACAGGAGTTGTAGGAGGTACTTTTTCATCTGCAGGAGGGTTGTCTATAAATGCAAATACGGGTACTATTGATGTGTCAGCTTCAATACCTAATAATTATACTGTTCAGTATAATTCGCCTGGTTTATGTGATGGTACAGAAACAGCTAATGTTACTATTAATGCTTTGGATGACTCAAGCTTTAACTACAGCGCAGCATCGTATTGTACTGATGCTAGTGATCCAACACCAAATATTACAGGTGTAACTGGTGGAACATTTAGTGCTACAACTGGTCTTAGTATAAATGCTGGTACAGGAGTAATTGATGTATCTGCTTCAACACCTAATACCTATACTGTTACGTATACAACTGCAGGAAGTTGTCCAACTAGTTCAAATGAAAGTGTAACTGTTAATGCTGTAACAGCAGTAACCTTTACTGCACCTGCAGATTTATGTGTAGATGCTGGTGTGCAAGCTGGTTTAGGAAGTGGAACAGCTTCAGGAGGCGTGTACTCAGGATCAGGAGTTACTGATGATGGTAACGGAACGACGTATGCTTTTGACCCAGCAGGAGCTGGTGTTGGAACACATACTATTACTTACACCTTTGCAAGTGCTAATGGTTGTACCACTGCTGCTAGTGATGACGTAGAAGTATTCGCATTACCAACAGTAACCTTTACAGCGCCTATGGATTTATGTGTTGATGCTGGCGTACAAGCTGGTTTAGGTGGTGGAACCGCTACAGGTGGTTTGTATTCTGGAGCAGGCGTTACTGATGATGGTAACGGAACGACCTATGCTTTTGATCCAGCAGGAGCTGGTGTTGGAACACATACCATCACTTACACATTTACAAATGCTAATGGCTGTACCAATGCTGCTAGTGATGACGTAGAGGTATTCGCATTACCAACAGTAACCTTTACAGCGCCTTCAGATTTATGTGTTGATGCTGGTGTACAAGCTGGTTTAGGTGGTGGAACCGCTACAGGTGGTGTGTATTCTGGAGTAGGCGTTACCGATGATGGTAACGGAATGACGTATGCTTTTGACCCAGCAGGAGCTGGTGTTGGAACACATACTATTACTTACACCTTTGCAAATGCTAATGGTTGTACCACTGCTGCTAGTGATGACGTAGAAGTGTTCGCATTACCAACAGTAACCTTTACAGCACCTATGGATTTATGTGTAGATGAAGGAGTCCAATCCGGTTTAGGAAGTGGAACAGCTTCAGGAGGCGTGTACTCAGGATCAGGAGTTACAGATGATAGTAACGGAATGACCTATTCATTTGATCCTTTAGTAGCAGGTGTTGGAACTCATACAATTACTTATACAATTACTAATGCCAATGGTTGTAGCAATTTTGCTAATGATGCAGTTGAAGTGTTTCAAACACCAGTTGACCCAATAATTGATATAATAACTGTGAAATTTCCAGTAAATCCATGTTTAAATCCTCCAGATGATGGATTCTATAATTCTACTGGAATGCTTAATGGAAAGAACAGTTATATAAATGGTTCGTTTGGTATTTCATTTGACGGTACTAAATGGGTGTTACATTTAGTTGGAGACCTTGGTAATAATGGTTTTGAAAATACAAACGTGCCAGCAGGTGTGACGCCACCATTAAATGGATGGACCACTACAGGTTGTCTTTCTGGTGCTACTATGGAAATACAATTGGGAATTAATTTATGTGGCGACACTTCGGTTGCCGATTTATTGTCAGATTTAACATATGTCACTCAATTAAGTGATTTACAAATGTATAGTGGTGCTGTAGGTGGAACAGCTTTAGATGGAGTGGATTTGGTTTCTAATGGCGATTATTATATCACAAGTACAACAGGATGTGGCGAAAGTAACAGAACAGTGTTTAACATTATTAGTGATACAGCAACATATACTGCACCTGCAGATTTATGTGTAGACGCTGGTGTGCAGGCTGGTTTAGGTGGCGGAACCGCTACCGGTGGTGTGTATTCTGGAACAGGAGTTACGGATGATGGTGACGGAATGACGTATGCTTTTGATCCTGCAGGAGCTGGTGTTGGAACACATACTATTACTTATACTTTTACAAATGCAAATGGCTGCACAAACTCTGCTAGTGACGATGTAGAGGTATTCGCATTGCCAACAGTAACCTTTACAGCGCCTTCAGATTTATGTGTTGATGCTGGTGTGCAAGCTGGTTTAGGTGGAGGAACCGCTACAGGTGGTGTGTATTCTGGAGCAGGAGTTACCGATGATGGTAACGGAACGACGTATGCTTTTGACCCAGCAGGAGCTGGTGTTGGAACACATACTATTACTTATACCTTTACAACTGCTAATGGTTGTACCAATGCTGCTAGCGATGACGTAGAAGTATTCGCATTACCAACAGTAACCTTTACGGCGCCTATGGATTTATGTGTTGATGCTGGTGTACAAGCTGGTTTAGGTGGTGGAACCGCTACAGGTGGTGTATATTCTGGAGCAGGAGTTACCGATGGTGGTAACGGAACGACGTATGCTTTTGACCCAGCAGGAGCTGGTGTTGGAACACATACTATTACTTATACCTTTGCAAATGCTAATGGTTGTACCACTGCTGCTAGTGATGACGTAGAAGTGTTCGCATTACCAACAGTAACCTTTACAGCGCCTATGGATTTATGTGTTGATGCTGGCGTGCAAGCTGGTTTAGGTGGAGGAACCGCTACAGGTGGTGTGTATTCTGGAGCAGGCGTTACCGATGATGGTAACGGAACGACGTATGCTTTTGACCCAGCAGGAGCTGGTGTTGGAACACATACTATTACTTATACTTTGACAAATGCAAATGGCTGCACAAACTCTGCTAGTGACGATGTAGAAGTGATAAGTGTAGATGATACAATCTCTCAGGTCGGTGTTGTGTTAACAGCCAATGAAGTTGGAGCAACATATCAGTGGTATGAATGTCCAAGTACTTTATTAGCAGGAGAGACCGCGCAAGATTTTACGCCTTTAGCAAATGGTGATTATAAAGTGGTTGTAACTTCTGGAGGTTGTGTTGTGGAATCCGTTTGTGTTACAATATCTACATTAGGTGTCGATGCGTTTGAAAATGAAGTTAAGTTTTCTATGTATCCAAATCCTAGTAGCGAAAATGTGAGTATTAAGTCTGCTATTAGCGGGAACTTTGAAATTGTTAATTTATTAGGTCAGACCGTAAAAGCATTTAAAATAAAAGCTAATATAGTAACGACTTTATATGTTGGAGATTTAAGTGAAGGTATGTATCTTGTTAAAGCTACAGATCGTTCAAATATAGCTTCTAAAAAATTAATTATAAAAAAGTAA
- a CDS encoding Lrp/AsnC family transcriptional regulator — protein MKTTNNNVTIDGIDKKILRALMQDARTPVLEIARQVGISGAAIHQRLRKLEKSKLIAGSKFVINPKVLGYTTMAFVGIYLDKAMSNPEAVKHLKKIPEVLECHYTTGNWSILIKILCKDNEHLMHLLNNDIQSIAGVSRTETFISLDQQIERQIKI, from the coding sequence TTGAAAACTACAAACAACAACGTTACTATAGATGGTATTGACAAAAAAATACTTCGTGCGTTAATGCAAGATGCCCGTACGCCCGTTTTAGAGATTGCACGACAAGTCGGTATCTCTGGCGCTGCGATACACCAACGTTTACGTAAGCTAGAAAAATCAAAACTTATTGCTGGTTCTAAATTTGTTATCAACCCAAAAGTATTAGGCTATACAACTATGGCATTTGTGGGGATTTATTTAGATAAAGCCATGAGTAATCCAGAAGCTGTAAAACACTTAAAAAAAATACCTGAAGTACTAGAATGTCATTACACTACAGGAAACTGGAGTATTTTAATCAAAATACTTTGTAAAGATAACGAGCATTTAATGCACTTACTTAACAACGATATACAATCCATAGCAGGTGTTTCCAGAACAGAAACCTTTATATCTTTGGACCAACAGATTGAGCGTCAGATTAAAATATAG
- a CDS encoding saccharopine dehydrogenase family protein: MRKILVIGSGKSTSYLIKYLLDKSTTENLQITVGDLNIESAKKMIGTHANASAITLDVFDANSRESAVKNADIVISMLPARFHIEVAKDCVTFGKSMVTASYVSDEMQALDQAAKDKGLIFMNEIGVDPGIDHMSAMQVIDRIRDKGGKIILFESFTGGLVAPESDNNLWNYKFTWNPRNVVLAGQGGAAKFLQENTYKYIPYNRLFRRTEFLDVENYGRFEAYANRDSLKYQSVYDLNNVKTLYRGTIRRVGFSRAWQVFVALGMTDDSYTIDDSQNMSYRDFVNAFLPYSPTDSVELKFRHALKIDQDDIIWDKFLELDLFSKTKMVELNKATPAQILQKILLDSWTLDANDKDMIVMYHKFGYELDGKQHQIDATMVTLGEDQTYTAMAKTVGLPVAIATLAILNGKIKTPGVQIPITKEVYTPILKELEDYGITFKETQVPYLGYNPLNV; this comes from the coding sequence ATGCGAAAGATTTTAGTCATAGGTTCAGGAAAATCCACTTCTTATTTAATTAAATATTTACTAGATAAGTCAACCACCGAAAATTTACAAATTACCGTTGGTGATTTAAACATAGAAAGTGCTAAAAAAATGATTGGTACTCATGCCAACGCTTCAGCAATTACTTTAGATGTTTTTGATGCCAATTCTAGAGAATCAGCAGTTAAAAACGCCGATATCGTTATCTCTATGTTACCGGCACGTTTCCACATAGAAGTTGCAAAAGATTGTGTTACTTTTGGAAAAAGCATGGTGACTGCGTCTTACGTCAGTGACGAGATGCAAGCTCTTGACCAAGCTGCAAAAGATAAAGGCTTAATCTTTATGAATGAGATTGGTGTCGACCCAGGAATTGACCACATGAGTGCCATGCAAGTTATAGACAGGATCCGAGATAAAGGTGGGAAAATTATCCTTTTCGAATCCTTTACAGGTGGTTTAGTTGCTCCAGAAAGCGATAACAACTTATGGAACTACAAATTTACTTGGAATCCAAGAAACGTAGTGCTAGCAGGACAAGGTGGGGCAGCCAAATTTCTTCAAGAAAACACGTACAAATACATCCCTTACAACCGTTTATTTAGACGTACCGAATTTTTAGATGTCGAAAATTATGGCCGTTTTGAAGCCTACGCTAATCGCGATTCTTTAAAATACCAAAGTGTATACGACCTAAACAATGTTAAAACCTTATACAGAGGGACTATACGTCGTGTAGGTTTCTCTAGAGCGTGGCAAGTTTTTGTAGCCTTAGGGATGACCGATGACAGCTACACAATCGATGACAGTCAAAACATGAGTTATCGTGATTTTGTAAATGCTTTTTTACCATACAGTCCAACAGACTCTGTAGAGCTTAAATTTAGACATGCTTTAAAAATAGATCAAGATGATATTATTTGGGACAAGTTTTTAGAACTAGACCTTTTTAGTAAAACAAAAATGGTCGAACTTAATAAAGCAACACCAGCTCAAATCTTACAAAAAATACTACTGGACAGTTGGACCTTAGACGCCAATGACAAAGACATGATCGTAATGTACCATAAGTTTGGATACGAATTAGATGGTAAACAACATCAAATTGACGCCACAATGGTTACTCTAGGAGAAGATCAAACGTATACTGCTATGGCCAAAACCGTCGGACTACCTGTAGCAATTGCTACTTTGGCTATATTAAACGGTAAAATTAAAACGCCTGGCGTACAAATACCAATTACAAAAGAAGTCTACACACCAATATTAAAAGAACTAGAAGACTACGGGATCACCTTTAAAGAAACCCAAGTTCCTTATTTAGGCTACAATCCTTTAAACGTTTAA